AAGCCACTCCAGCGCGTCCAGACCGGTCGGCTCGCGTCCGCCGTGCGTGTACACTTCCCATTTGTTGGGCGCGGTCTGGCGGGCGTCGACAGCCAGCACGATGCATTGTGCGCCGAACATCTCCGAACCCTGTCTGAGCAATTCGGGATTTTGCACCGCCGCGGTATTTAGAGAAATTTTGTCCGCGCCGGCCTTGAGCAGCGCGCGCATCGTGTCCGTGTCGCGTATGCCGCCGCCCACCGTGAACGGGATAAAAACCTGCTCGGCTGTGCGCTCGACAATAGACAGCAGAATTTTCCGCGCGTCACTGGAAGCCGTGATATCCAAAAAAACCAATTCGTCCGCGCCCTCTTTATCATAAAATTTGGCCAGCTCGACTGGATCGCCAGCATCGCGCAAATCGACAAAATTTGTGCCTTTGACCACGCGGCCGCCGGTCACGTCCAGGCAGGGAATTATGCGTTTCTTTAAAGTCATAAAATTATTTCCCCGTAGCCGCGGCAAAAATCCGCGTAAGCCATCGGCGGCCTGCCTTCCGGCTGTATTGTCACGATCTCCAAACCAGCCGCGGTATAGCGTGTCTCTAAAATTTTTACCCGTCTGCCCTTGTGCAAAGTAAAACCGCCAAGCGCGCGTACTTTGTTGTGGATCTGCAGCGGCGTCTCGCCTTCGATGATCAGCGCGTCC
This Candidatus Margulisiibacteriota bacterium DNA region includes the following protein-coding sequences:
- the hisF gene encoding imidazole glycerol phosphate synthase subunit HisF, with the protein product MTLKKRIIPCLDVTGGRVVKGTNFVDLRDAGDPVELAKFYDKEGADELVFLDITASSDARKILLSIVERTAEQVFIPFTVGGGIRDTDTMRALLKAGADKISLNTAAVQNPELLRQGSEMFGAQCIVLAVDARQTAPNKWEVYTHGGREPTGLDALEWLKKGRNLGAGEILLTSMDRDGTKDGYDCALLDAAARAVDIPVIASGGAGKLEH